In a genomic window of Methanocalculus natronophilus:
- a CDS encoding deoxyhypusine synthase: MREDCSDPVLQMHLQPGMTVGELVALMDGAGAYNGGSLAEAVSVTEAMFTDTGATRFFGLAGAMVPAGMGGVVSDLLERGFIDVLVSTGANLTHDIIEAIGCHHYHGTKDCSDVDLHRDEINRIYDIYLPTEAFEEFEGFMQETLSELDDGCIIPIADLLQHIGARLPRGILATAARKGIPVYCPAIQDSMIGLQLWLFSQTNTVVVDAFADMKPLLNRCFASERAAAFIVGGGVPKNFIFQSMLMTEMGFSYAVQLTGDRPDLGGLSGATLDEARSWGKVDADARAVTVYGDATITLPLIVAATLERLMK, translated from the coding sequence ATGAGAGAGGATTGTTCTGATCCTGTCCTCCAGATGCACCTGCAGCCCGGTATGACGGTTGGGGAACTTGTGGCACTGATGGATGGAGCAGGAGCATATAACGGGGGATCGCTTGCCGAGGCGGTTTCGGTGACAGAAGCCATGTTTACGGATACTGGCGCGACACGGTTCTTTGGTCTTGCCGGTGCGATGGTACCGGCAGGTATGGGAGGGGTCGTCTCTGATCTCCTTGAACGCGGGTTTATTGATGTCCTCGTCTCGACTGGTGCGAACCTGACCCATGACATCATAGAGGCGATCGGGTGTCACCATTACCATGGCACCAAAGATTGTTCAGATGTGGATCTCCATCGGGATGAGATCAACCGGATCTATGATATCTATCTCCCGACAGAGGCTTTTGAAGAATTTGAAGGATTCATGCAGGAGACGCTCTCGGAACTGGATGATGGCTGCATCATCCCGATTGCTGATCTTCTGCAGCATATCGGTGCGCGCCTTCCCCGAGGGATTCTCGCAACAGCAGCCAGAAAGGGGATACCTGTATACTGCCCGGCAATTCAGGATTCGATGATTGGATTGCAGCTCTGGCTCTTCTCCCAGACAAACACTGTTGTTGTCGATGCATTTGCCGATATGAAACCGCTGTTGAACCGCTGTTTTGCAAGCGAACGGGCGGCTGCCTTCATTGTCGGCGGCGGTGTTCCAAAGAACTTCATCTTCCAGAGCATGCTGATGACCGAAATGGGGTTCTCCTATGCCGTGCAGCTCACCGGGGATCGCCCTGATCTCGGCGGGCTCTCCGGCGCAACCCTTGATGAGGCCCGCTCCTGGGGGAAGGTTGACGCAGATGCACGTGCGGTTACCGTGTATGGGGATGCGACCATCACGCTCCCGCTCATTGTTGCCGCAACCCTTGAGAGGCTGATGAAATGA